The genomic window CGAAGGGCTGGGCCGCGATCTCGTGGAAGGCCGCGTCCAGCCCGCGGGACTTGCCGGTGTCCCCGGTGGCCGAGACGACCACGAGCGCCCCCAGCACCCCGAAGGCGACACCGCGGGCCACCCACCCGGCCACGCCCAGCGCCGTCAGGGCGGGGGACAGGGAGCCGGAGACCTTCTCCTCGAAGTGCTTGCGCACCCCCTGCACGACGAGGGCGACCCCCACGCCGACGACCACCAGCCCCGCCACCACGACGAGGACGGCACCGCCCGGGGCCTCCAGGACCCGCTGGGTGAGGCTCTGCTGCTGGGCCCCCGAGGACGTGCCCGAGCCGGTGGCGAACTTCACGCAGGAGACCGCCAGGGCCGCCGCGACGACGGCCTTGACGACCGCCTTGACCCGGTGCGACGTCTTGTCCGCCGTCACGACCGTGACCACCTGCCAGGCCAGCAGGGCGAGGAAGCCGACGGCCAGCACGACCAGCAGCACCGTCCCGAAGGGCTTCGACGCGATCTGGGCCAGCGCCCCGCTGGAGTCGGCCGAACCACCCGAACCGCCCAGCGCGACCTGCGCGGCCAGCCAGGCCACGAGCAGGTAGACGACCCCCTCGGCCGCCACCCCCGCCCGCCCGACCCGTCGGAGCCCGTCCTCGTGGGCGCGCGCGAACTGCTCGCCCCTGCGGGCGTGGTGCTGGACCTGACCGGACATGCCAGAAGGGAACTGCCCGGCGCTCCCCGGCGCAACCGCAGACGCCGTCCAGTTGCGCCGGGGGAGCGACTCGGCTCTCCGGGTACCGGCACGTTGACTCCCCGGTCCCGATCAAAGGGACCGGGGAGTCAACGTGCCGGTACCCGGCGCCCGCAGGTGGACCGGAGCGGTCCCGGGCGGGGGTGACACTGGAGGGGTGCCGAGCACCCTGCCCGACGGTGAGACCGTCCCCGCCGACGGAGCCCTGCCCGCCGCCGCCCTGAGCGGCGCGGCGGAGCGCACCTTCGGCGTCTACCTGCACGTCCCGTTCTGCTCCGTGCGCTGCGGCTACTGCGACTTCAACACGTACACCGCCACCGAGCTGGGCGGCGGGGGCTCGCAGGCCGCCTACGCGCAGACGGCGGCGGCGGAGGTCCGCTTCGCCGCGGGCGTGCTCGGCGAGGCCGTCCGGCCCGCCGGGACGGTCTTCTTCGGCGGCGGCACCCCCACCCTGCTGCCCTCGGCCGACCTGGCGTCCATGCTCGCCGCCGTGAGGGACGAGTTCGGGATCTCGCCCGACGCCGAGGTCACCACCGAGGCGAACCCGGACTCCGTCAGCCCGCAGAGCCTCGCCGACCTCAAGGCCGCCGGCTTCACCCGGGTGTCCTTCGGCATGCAGTCCGCCGTCCCCCACGTGCTCGCGGTCCTGGAGCGCACGCACGACCCCGCGCGCGTCCCGCTGGCCGTGCGCTGGGCCCGCCAGGCCGGTCTCGACGTGAGCCTCGACCTCATCTACGGCACGCCCGGCGAGTCCCACGACGACCTGCGCCGCAGCCTGGACGCGGCGCTGGCCTGCGAGCCCGACCACGTCTCGGCGTACGCGCTCATCGTGGAGCAGGGCACGAAGCTGGCCGGTCAGATGCGGCGCGGGGAGGTGCCCGAACCCTCCGACGACGACGAGGCCGACAAGTACGAGATCGTCGACGACACCCTGGCCGCCGCCGGGTACGGCTGGTACGAGGTCAGCAACTGGGCCCGCGAGCCGCGGTTCGCCTGCCGGCACAACCTCGCCTACTGGCGCGGCGGGGACTGGTGGGGCGTCGGTCCCGGCGCCCACAGCCACGTCGGTGGCGTGCGGTGGTGGAACGTCAAGCACCCCACCGCCTACGCGGGCCGGATCGCGGCGGGGACCTCACCCGCGTACGCCCGCGAGCTCCTGAGCGCCGACGACCGCCGCCTCGAGGACGTCCTGCTGCGCTCGCGGCTGGGCGAGGGGTTCGACCCCGCCTGGTGGGGGGTCCGGACGCAGGCGGCGCAACTGCTGCTGGACGGGTTGCTGGAACCGGCCGCCGGCGGGCGCGTCGCGCTGACCCGGCGGGGCCGGTTGCTGGCCGACGCCGTGGTGCGCCGGCTCCTGGAGTGAACCCGCCCGTCTGAACCTGACAGGAGGTGTCGTGTTCAGCCGGGATCCTGGGGTCCATGGAGAACGCATGGCTCGGAGTCGTCAGCGCCGCCCACGTCCGCCTCGGCGTCGCGGGGGGTTTCGCCCAGGTCCAGCACGGCAAGCGGCACGGCCTGGACCGGATGCGCCGCGGGGACGGTTTCGCCTACTACTCGCCCGCCGAGACGATGGGCGGCAGGACCCCGTTGCGCGCGTTCACGGCACTGGGCGTCGTGGCCGACGACGCGAC from Kineococcus rhizosphaerae includes these protein-coding regions:
- a CDS encoding DUF1206 domain-containing protein; this encodes MSGQVQHHARRGEQFARAHEDGLRRVGRAGVAAEGVVYLLVAWLAAQVALGGSGGSADSSGALAQIASKPFGTVLLVVLAVGFLALLAWQVVTVVTADKTSHRVKAVVKAVVAAALAVSCVKFATGSGTSSGAQQQSLTQRVLEAPGGAVLVVVAGLVVVGVGVALVVQGVRKHFEEKVSGSLSPALTALGVAGWVARGVAFGVLGALVVVSATGDTGKSRGLDAAFHEIAAQPFGVVLLLLVALGLAAYAVFTLATARRRVRA
- the hemW gene encoding radical SAM family heme chaperone HemW, whose translation is MPSTLPDGETVPADGALPAAALSGAAERTFGVYLHVPFCSVRCGYCDFNTYTATELGGGGSQAAYAQTAAAEVRFAAGVLGEAVRPAGTVFFGGGTPTLLPSADLASMLAAVRDEFGISPDAEVTTEANPDSVSPQSLADLKAAGFTRVSFGMQSAVPHVLAVLERTHDPARVPLAVRWARQAGLDVSLDLIYGTPGESHDDLRRSLDAALACEPDHVSAYALIVEQGTKLAGQMRRGEVPEPSDDDEADKYEIVDDTLAAAGYGWYEVSNWAREPRFACRHNLAYWRGGDWWGVGPGAHSHVGGVRWWNVKHPTAYAGRIAAGTSPAYARELLSADDRRLEDVLLRSRLGEGFDPAWWGVRTQAAQLLLDGLLEPAAGGRVALTRRGRLLADAVVRRLLE